The following are from one region of the Bradyrhizobium septentrionale genome:
- the nusA gene encoding transcription termination factor NusA: MAVSANKLELLQIADAVAREKSIDRSIVIAAMEDAIAKAARARYGSETDVHAEIDAKKGELRLTRHMLVVEIVENSSNQISLHDAQRANPGAQVGDTIADTLPPLEYGRIAAQSAKQVIVQKVREAERDRQYQEFKDRIGDIVNGIVKRVEYGSVIVDLGRGEAIVRRDEMLPREVFRNGDRVRAYIFDVRRETRGPQIFLSRTHPQFMAKLFAQEVPEIYDGIVEIKAVARDPGSRAKIGVISRDSSVDPVGACVGMRGSRVQAVVNELQGEKIDIIPWSPDIATFVVNALAPAEVAKVVIDEDRERIEVVVPDTNNQLSLAIGRRGQNVRLASQLTGWDIDILTEQEESERRQADFENSTRVFMEALNVDEVVGQLLASEGFTSVEELALVDIKELAGIEGFDEETATELQTRAREYLEQLEAELEAKRKELGVEDAMKDVPGVTGKMLVKLGENDVKTVEDLAGCATDDLVGWTERKEGGEPTKHAGFLDGIEVSRDEAEAMIMQARVKAGWITEADLAKPAAEEAEAAEAEAAT; the protein is encoded by the coding sequence ATGGCAGTCAGCGCCAACAAACTCGAACTGCTGCAGATCGCAGACGCAGTTGCGCGCGAAAAGTCGATCGACCGCTCCATCGTGATCGCGGCGATGGAAGACGCCATCGCCAAGGCCGCCCGCGCCCGCTACGGCAGCGAGACCGACGTCCATGCCGAGATCGACGCCAAGAAGGGCGAGCTTCGCCTGACCCGCCACATGCTGGTGGTCGAAATCGTCGAGAACTCGTCGAACCAGATTTCGCTGCACGATGCGCAGCGCGCCAATCCGGGCGCCCAGGTCGGCGACACCATCGCCGATACGCTGCCGCCGCTGGAATATGGCCGCATCGCCGCGCAGTCCGCCAAGCAGGTGATCGTGCAGAAGGTGCGCGAGGCCGAGCGCGACCGGCAGTACCAGGAATTCAAGGACCGCATCGGCGACATCGTCAACGGCATCGTCAAGCGCGTCGAATATGGCAGCGTGATCGTCGACCTCGGCCGCGGCGAAGCGATCGTGCGCCGCGACGAGATGCTGCCGCGCGAAGTGTTCCGCAACGGCGACCGCGTCCGCGCCTATATCTTCGACGTCCGCCGCGAGACCCGCGGTCCGCAGATTTTCCTGTCGCGCACCCATCCGCAGTTCATGGCGAAGCTGTTCGCGCAGGAAGTGCCGGAAATCTATGACGGCATCGTCGAGATCAAGGCGGTTGCCCGCGATCCGGGCTCGCGCGCCAAGATCGGCGTGATCTCGCGCGATTCCTCGGTCGACCCGGTCGGCGCCTGCGTCGGCATGCGCGGCTCGCGCGTGCAGGCCGTGGTGAACGAGCTGCAGGGCGAGAAGATCGACATCATCCCGTGGTCGCCCGACATCGCGACCTTCGTGGTCAACGCGCTGGCGCCGGCCGAAGTCGCCAAGGTCGTGATCGACGAGGACCGCGAGCGCATCGAGGTCGTGGTTCCCGACACCAACAACCAGCTGTCGCTGGCGATCGGCCGCCGCGGCCAGAACGTCCGCCTCGCCTCGCAGCTGACCGGCTGGGACATCGACATCCTGACCGAGCAGGAAGAGTCGGAGCGCCGCCAGGCCGACTTCGAGAATTCGACCCGCGTGTTCATGGAAGCGCTCAATGTCGACGAAGTGGTCGGCCAGCTGCTCGCCTCCGAAGGCTTCACCTCGGTCGAGGAACTCGCGCTGGTCGACATCAAGGAACTCGCCGGCATCGAAGGTTTCGACGAGGAGACCGCCACCGAGCTGCAGACCCGCGCCCGCGAATATCTGGAACAGCTTGAGGCCGAACTGGAAGCCAAGCGGAAGGAACTCGGCGTCGAGGACGCCATGAAGGACGTGCCCGGCGTCACCGGGAAGATGCTGGTGAAGCTCGGCGAGAACGACGTGAAGACCGTCGAGGACCTCGCCGGCTGCGCCACCGACGATCTGGTCGGCTGGACCGAGCGCAAGGAAGGCGGCGAACCGACCAAGCATGCCGGGTTCCTCGATGGCATCGAGGTCTCGCGCGACGAGGCCGAGGCCATGATCATGCAGGCCCGCGTGAAGGCCGGCTGGATCACCGAGGCCGACCTCGCCAAGCCTGCTGCTGAGGAGGCCGAGGCCGCCGAAGCAGAAGCGGCGACCTAA
- a CDS encoding DUF2336 domain-containing protein, translating to MTTAPALIPELDDIVRRGDPKRRAEAARRLGELFLQGAGSFRADHIDLFDGVLTSLVPHAELAARIDLAERLAPLANAPRHLVGQLAREDDVAIAGPLLRKSPVIDDSVLVEIANAKGQGHLLAMAERSKLSTALTDVIIRRGDRDVIRCAAGNAGAAFSDDSFATLVRRAGRDGVLTLRIGRRDDLPPEHLKSLLAGSIDVIRRRLHSVAKPERQAEIKLAMNEIEGVVAEVVGRDFAAALRAILALHRAGELNEAAVAGFAKAFKYEECVAALAAMTGVKIVTLDRLISGDRYDPILIAGKTIGFEWPTVRALILMRLGANRVPSPADIEGARVNFVRLMPSTAQRVVDFWKSR from the coding sequence ATGACGACAGCCCCTGCGCTGATCCCGGAACTCGACGACATCGTTCGCCGCGGCGACCCCAAGCGCCGCGCCGAGGCCGCACGGCGGCTCGGCGAGTTGTTCCTGCAGGGCGCCGGGAGCTTTCGCGCCGACCATATCGACCTGTTCGACGGGGTGCTGACCAGCCTGGTCCCGCATGCCGAGCTTGCGGCACGGATCGATCTCGCCGAACGGCTCGCGCCGCTTGCCAATGCGCCGCGGCATCTGGTCGGGCAACTCGCCCGTGAGGATGATGTCGCGATCGCGGGCCCGCTGCTGCGCAAATCACCCGTCATCGACGATTCCGTGCTGGTCGAGATCGCCAATGCCAAGGGCCAGGGTCATCTGCTTGCGATGGCCGAGCGGTCGAAGCTTTCGACTGCGCTGACCGATGTCATCATCCGTCGCGGCGATCGCGACGTCATCCGATGCGCCGCCGGCAATGCCGGCGCCGCGTTCTCCGACGATTCCTTTGCGACGCTGGTGCGTCGCGCCGGTCGGGACGGCGTGCTGACGCTGCGGATCGGACGCCGCGACGATCTTCCGCCGGAGCATCTCAAGAGCCTGCTGGCCGGCTCGATCGACGTGATCCGCCGCCGGTTGCATAGCGTCGCCAAGCCGGAACGGCAGGCCGAGATCAAGCTCGCGATGAACGAGATCGAGGGTGTGGTCGCTGAGGTCGTCGGCCGCGATTTCGCAGCCGCGCTGCGCGCGATCCTGGCGCTGCATCGCGCCGGCGAATTGAACGAGGCGGCGGTGGCAGGCTTCGCAAAGGCGTTCAAATACGAGGAATGCGTGGCGGCGCTCGCCGCGATGACCGGCGTGAAGATCGTCACGCTCGACCGCCTGATCTCCGGCGATCGCTACGACCCGATCCTGATCGCCGGCAAGACGATCGGCTTCGAATGGCCGACCGTACGCGCCCTGATCCTGATGCGGCTCGGCGCCAACCGCGTGCCGTCACCGGCGGATATCGAAGGGGCGCGGGTGAATTTCGTTCGCCTGATGCCGTCGACCGCGCAGCGCGTCGTGGATTTCTGGAAGTCGCGGTAG
- a CDS encoding tRNA (guanine(46)-N(7))-methyltransferase TrmB gives MISAPDDNDRDPSDDGAMAHSRGSFFGRRKGHKLRAHQADLIDNLLPHLALDIAGPAPATLTELFDDGIGDVRLEIGFGGGEHLIAEAQAFPATGFIGCEPYVNGMAKILTHIEAQNIGNIRLFAGDAAELLAWAPPRALARIDLIHPDPWPKRRHWKRRFVQDATVAAMTRLLPPGGEFRFVSDIDDYCAWTLAHLMRSPDFAWLAERAIDWQQPWPNYTMTRYGAKAEREGRKAAYLRFRRTS, from the coding sequence ATGATATCTGCGCCTGACGACAATGATCGTGATCCATCCGACGACGGCGCGATGGCACATTCGCGCGGCTCGTTTTTCGGGCGGCGCAAGGGCCACAAGCTGCGCGCGCACCAGGCCGATCTGATCGACAATCTGCTGCCGCATCTGGCGCTCGACATCGCTGGCCCCGCGCCTGCGACGCTGACCGAATTGTTCGATGACGGGATCGGGGATGTCAGGCTCGAGATCGGCTTCGGCGGCGGCGAGCATCTGATCGCGGAAGCGCAGGCATTTCCGGCGACGGGCTTCATCGGCTGCGAGCCCTATGTCAACGGCATGGCGAAGATTCTGACTCACATCGAGGCGCAGAATATCGGCAACATCCGCCTGTTCGCCGGCGACGCGGCCGAGCTGTTGGCCTGGGCACCGCCGCGCGCGCTGGCGCGCATCGACCTGATTCATCCCGATCCCTGGCCGAAGCGGCGGCACTGGAAGCGGCGCTTCGTGCAGGATGCAACGGTCGCTGCCATGACACGATTGCTGCCGCCGGGCGGCGAATTCCGCTTCGTCAGCGACATCGACGATTATTGCGCCTGGACGCTCGCACATCTGATGCGCTCGCCCGACTTCGCCTGGCTCGCCGAGCGTGCGATCGACTGGCAACAGCCGTGGCCCAACTACACGATGACGCGCTACGGCGCCAAGGCCGAACGCGAAGGGCGCAAGGCGGCGTATCTGCGATTTCGTCGCACGTCTTAG
- the lnt gene encoding apolipoprotein N-acyltransferase codes for MRLSDRLRSIGLAVILTWGWKRAVLALTAGALSALAMAPFNAWPVLFLTFSIAVWLIDGSAAGRWRGVPAAALSGFWFGLGYFVPGLYWIGYAFFVDAQTFAWLTPFAVLGLPAYLALFTAFGFALARLIWPRDASRVLALAVSLTISEWLRGHLLSGFPWNAFGYALTEPLALAQTASLIGLWGMTFLAIAIFASPAVLIDGASRGRKPWRAPVAAVLVLAAMLAFGVVRLAQEPTRMVDGVKLRIMQPDLQQDAKFNYSAKAAVMQKYLTLSDRASGPHSTGVSDSTILIWPESAFPFFLTKEADAMAQIAELLPKGTVLITGSVRAPDLPPGVRVTRAYNSIYVIDHDGSVLAVYDKLHLVPFGEYLPFQDWMEKLGFEQLTKMQGGYIPGTIRRTLDIPNAPRALPLICYEAIFPGNVVSRDDRPGWIVNVTNDGWFGISTGPYQHLQQARLRSIEEGLPMVRAANTGISAIIDPAGRIVAQLGLGIEGVLDAGLPAALAPTIYARIGNIPAAVIVITALLFVLRRRFVRRKA; via the coding sequence GTGAGACTCTCCGACCGGCTCCGATCGATCGGCCTTGCGGTCATCCTGACCTGGGGATGGAAGCGCGCCGTCCTCGCGCTCACGGCCGGCGCGTTGTCGGCGCTGGCGATGGCCCCGTTCAACGCCTGGCCGGTTCTGTTTTTGACCTTCTCCATCGCGGTCTGGCTGATCGACGGCAGTGCCGCCGGGCGCTGGCGCGGCGTGCCCGCGGCGGCGCTGTCCGGCTTCTGGTTCGGCCTCGGCTATTTCGTGCCGGGCCTGTACTGGATCGGCTACGCGTTCTTCGTCGATGCGCAGACCTTCGCCTGGCTGACGCCATTCGCCGTGCTCGGCCTGCCCGCCTATCTCGCGCTGTTCACCGCCTTCGGTTTCGCACTGGCGCGGCTGATCTGGCCGCGCGACGCCTCGCGCGTGCTGGCGCTCGCGGTCAGCCTGACGATATCGGAGTGGCTGCGCGGTCATCTCCTGAGCGGCTTTCCGTGGAATGCGTTCGGTTACGCGCTGACCGAACCATTGGCGCTCGCCCAGACCGCGTCGCTGATCGGGCTGTGGGGCATGACGTTCCTGGCGATCGCGATCTTCGCGAGCCCCGCCGTGCTGATCGACGGCGCCTCACGCGGCCGCAAGCCGTGGCGCGCACCGGTCGCGGCCGTGCTGGTTCTGGCGGCGATGCTGGCGTTCGGCGTAGTCCGCCTCGCGCAGGAGCCGACCAGGATGGTCGACGGCGTCAAGCTCCGCATCATGCAGCCCGATCTGCAGCAGGACGCCAAGTTCAACTACTCCGCCAAGGCGGCGGTGATGCAGAAATATCTCACTCTGTCGGATCGGGCCTCGGGGCCGCACTCCACGGGCGTGAGCGATTCCACCATCCTGATCTGGCCGGAATCCGCGTTTCCGTTCTTCCTGACCAAGGAAGCCGACGCGATGGCGCAGATTGCCGAGCTGCTGCCAAAGGGAACCGTGCTGATCACAGGCTCGGTGCGTGCGCCCGACCTGCCGCCCGGCGTCCGCGTCACGCGCGCCTACAATTCGATCTACGTCATCGACCATGATGGCAGCGTGCTGGCGGTCTACGACAAGCTGCATCTGGTGCCGTTCGGCGAATATCTGCCGTTCCAGGACTGGATGGAGAAGCTCGGCTTCGAGCAGCTGACCAAGATGCAGGGCGGCTACATTCCGGGCACCATCCGCCGGACCCTAGACATTCCGAATGCGCCGCGCGCTTTGCCCCTGATCTGCTACGAGGCGATCTTTCCCGGCAATGTGGTGAGCCGCGACGACCGTCCCGGCTGGATCGTCAATGTCACCAATGACGGCTGGTTCGGAATCTCGACCGGCCCCTATCAGCACTTGCAGCAGGCCCGGCTGCGCTCGATCGAGGAAGGCCTGCCGATGGTGCGCGCCGCCAATACGGGCATCTCGGCCATCATCGACCCGGCTGGGCGGATCGTCGCTCAGCTTGGGCTCGGCATCGAAGGCGTGCTCGACGCCGGGCTGCCCGCGGCGCTGGCGCCGACGATCTATGCGCGCATCGGGAACATCCCCGCCGCTGTGATTGTGATCACAGCGCTGCTGTTCGTGCTGCGGCGACGTTTTGTGAGGCGAAAAGCCTGA
- a CDS encoding RNA-binding protein, whose product MLAQPDPDLDDGPRTQKSATTRMCAVSREVRPIDELIRFVVAPTGEVIPDLKRKLPGRGLWVSASRRSVAEAVRRHQFSKGFKRDVRVAPTLPTDTDALLVRSVTEALAMAAKAGQVVSGFGKVEDALNRNETAALIHASDGAADGIRKLDAIVRQRGEKRGESPVIPVVNVLTSEELDLALGRSNVIHAALLAGPASKTFLSRCQMLVRYRMADDDKTAEAARNSRA is encoded by the coding sequence ATGCTCGCTCAGCCTGACCCCGATCTCGACGATGGACCGCGGACGCAGAAGTCCGCGACCACGCGGATGTGCGCGGTCAGCCGCGAGGTGCGTCCGATCGACGAGCTGATCCGGTTCGTCGTCGCCCCTACCGGCGAGGTGATCCCGGACCTCAAGCGCAAGCTGCCCGGCCGCGGATTGTGGGTTTCCGCATCGCGGCGCAGCGTTGCGGAAGCGGTCCGTCGTCACCAATTTAGCAAGGGATTCAAGCGCGACGTCCGCGTTGCGCCGACCCTTCCCACCGACACCGATGCACTCCTGGTACGCAGCGTTACCGAGGCCCTGGCGATGGCCGCCAAGGCCGGTCAGGTCGTTTCGGGCTTCGGCAAGGTCGAGGACGCACTCAACCGGAACGAAACTGCAGCCCTGATCCACGCTTCGGACGGCGCCGCGGACGGAATCCGCAAATTGGACGCGATCGTCCGGCAAAGGGGCGAAAAACGTGGTGAATCGCCGGTAATCCCCGTCGTCAATGTTTTGACGTCGGAAGAATTGGATTTGGCACTTGGGCGGTCAAATGTGATACATGCTGCGCTGCTCGCGGGCCCGGCGAGCAAGACGTTCCTGTCGCGCTGCCAGATGCTGGT
- a CDS encoding helix-turn-helix domain-containing protein, which translates to MSTKAPNPVDKYVGSRVRMRRIMLGMSQEKLGEALGLTFQQVQKYEKGTNRVGASRLQQISEILQVPVSFLFDGGPSGIRTADGFSEGASPSYVSDFLATAEGLALTRAFTRIADAKLRRSIVEQIAAREAPEQA; encoded by the coding sequence ATGTCCACCAAAGCGCCCAATCCTGTTGACAAATATGTCGGCAGCCGCGTCCGCATGCGACGCATCATGCTCGGCATGAGTCAGGAGAAACTGGGCGAGGCGTTAGGCCTGACGTTCCAGCAGGTGCAGAAATACGAGAAGGGCACCAATCGTGTCGGTGCCAGCCGGCTGCAGCAGATCTCCGAAATCCTGCAGGTGCCGGTCTCCTTCCTGTTCGACGGCGGCCCGAGCGGCATCAGGACCGCCGACGGCTTCAGCGAGGGCGCCTCGCCGAGCTATGTCTCGGATTTTCTGGCAACCGCAGAAGGCCTGGCCCTGACCCGCGCGTTCACGCGCATCGCCGACGCCAAGCTCCGCCGCAGCATCGTCGAGCAGATCGCGGCGCGCGAGGCGCCCGAACAGGCCTGA
- a CDS encoding PhoH family protein, with the protein MQIPPETQVVIDFDDNRAASALVGPYGQNLALIERRLGVVVDSRGNHLTIAGSRDGCDAARRVLETLYAQAVEGHDLDQGEVEGAIRAVIAQGSLFEFDNKTAKPTFETINLRKRPVRARTAAQDSYIRALKRHELVFGIGPAGTGKTWLAVAHAAQLFERKEVDRIILTRPAVEAGERLGFLPGDLKEKVDPYLRPIYDALYDLMDARVVERALQGNEIEIAPLAFMRGRTLTNAAIILDEAQNTTTMQMKMFLTRLGENSRMIVTGDPSQVDLPHGQASGLTEAVKLLDGVEGIAQVHFKAEDVIRHELVARIVAAYEGLPQKPANARS; encoded by the coding sequence ATGCAAATTCCCCCTGAGACCCAGGTCGTCATCGATTTCGACGACAATCGCGCCGCATCCGCACTGGTCGGCCCTTACGGACAGAATCTGGCGCTGATTGAGCGGCGGCTCGGCGTTGTGGTCGATTCCCGCGGCAATCACCTCACCATCGCAGGCTCCCGCGACGGCTGCGACGCCGCGCGGCGCGTGCTCGAGACACTCTATGCGCAGGCCGTCGAAGGCCACGATCTCGATCAGGGCGAGGTCGAAGGCGCGATCCGGGCCGTGATCGCACAGGGATCGCTGTTCGAATTCGACAACAAGACCGCCAAGCCGACTTTCGAGACCATCAATTTGCGCAAGCGCCCGGTGCGCGCCCGCACCGCGGCGCAGGATTCCTACATCCGCGCGCTGAAGCGGCACGAGCTGGTGTTCGGCATCGGCCCGGCCGGCACCGGCAAGACCTGGCTCGCGGTCGCCCATGCGGCGCAACTGTTCGAGCGCAAGGAGGTCGATCGCATCATCCTGACGCGGCCCGCGGTCGAGGCCGGCGAGCGGCTCGGCTTCCTGCCCGGCGACCTCAAGGAGAAGGTCGATCCGTATCTGCGCCCGATCTACGACGCGCTGTACGATCTGATGGATGCCCGCGTCGTCGAACGCGCGCTGCAGGGCAACGAGATCGAGATCGCGCCGCTCGCCTTCATGCGCGGCCGCACCCTGACCAATGCCGCCATCATCCTCGACGAGGCGCAGAACACCACGACGATGCAGATGAAGATGTTTTTGACACGTCTCGGCGAGAACAGCCGGATGATCGTCACCGGCGACCCGTCGCAGGTCGACCTGCCGCATGGCCAGGCTTCAGGGCTCACGGAAGCCGTGAAGCTGCTCGATGGCGTCGAGGGCATTGCCCAGGTGCATTTCAAGGCCGAGGACGTCATCCGCCATGAATTGGTGGCGCGCATCGTGGCCGCCTATGAGGGATTGCCGCAAAAGCCGGCAAACGCCAGATCTTGA
- the ybeY gene encoding rRNA maturation RNase YbeY, which produces MSACPATEVLVTADCWQAEPDADAVIHRAIEAAATIADADVADAELAVMLTDDAGIRTLNANWRSIDKPTNVLSFPALQPEGAGGDDDAPRMLGDIAIAYQTTRREADEEQKPFDHHLSHLAVHGFLHLIGYDHENDDDAEDMEALEREILSSLGIPDPYADRTA; this is translated from the coding sequence GTGTCTGCTTGTCCTGCAACTGAGGTTCTCGTCACCGCCGACTGCTGGCAGGCCGAGCCCGACGCCGACGCGGTGATTCATCGCGCGATCGAGGCTGCCGCCACGATCGCCGACGCCGATGTTGCCGATGCCGAGCTTGCAGTGATGCTGACCGACGACGCCGGCATCCGCACGCTGAACGCCAACTGGCGCAGCATCGACAAGCCGACCAACGTGCTGTCGTTTCCGGCGCTGCAGCCGGAAGGCGCCGGCGGCGACGACGATGCTCCGCGCATGCTCGGCGATATCGCGATCGCCTATCAGACGACGCGGCGGGAGGCCGATGAAGAACAGAAGCCGTTCGACCATCATTTGAGCCATCTCGCGGTGCATGGCTTCCTGCATCTGATCGGTTACGACCACGAGAACGACGACGATGCCGAGGACATGGAGGCGCTCGAGCGCGAGATCCTCTCTTCTCTCGGCATTCCCGACCCCTATGCGGACCGGACCGCCTGA
- a CDS encoding M20 family metallopeptidase — protein MSSNPFETTSILDGIRRWVEIESPTERPDQVNRLADLVASEYRDLPATVERIAGRDGCGDHLVARSSWGQDAPGILVLSHLDTVHPMGFIDRLPFKIEGDSAFGPGIYDMKGGAYLAYHAFRQICADDARPPLGITQLYVSDEEIGSPTSRALIEAEGRKAKYVLVTEPARDGGKIVTGRKGVARFDVHIKGAPAHAGTRPEDGRSAIRELGHVILALEAMNDLKRGITVNVGVVRGGTKPNVIAEEAYAEVDLRVPTIADADELVPKILGITARTEGVGVKVTGELNRPPYEKSNAGAALYEHARELAAELGFELLDVFTGGGSDGNFTAPHTATLDGLGVDGKGAHTHYEQLYVSSIEPRARLLHRLYQTLR, from the coding sequence ATGTCCAGCAACCCGTTCGAAACCACGTCGATTCTCGACGGCATTCGCCGCTGGGTCGAGATCGAGTCTCCGACGGAGCGGCCGGATCAGGTCAACAGGCTGGCTGATCTCGTGGCCTCTGAATATCGCGACCTGCCGGCCACCGTCGAACGCATTGCGGGACGTGACGGCTGCGGCGATCATTTGGTCGCGCGCTCGTCCTGGGGGCAGGACGCACCGGGCATTCTGGTGCTGAGCCATCTTGATACAGTTCATCCGATGGGATTCATCGATCGGTTACCATTCAAGATCGAAGGCGACAGCGCGTTCGGCCCCGGCATCTACGACATGAAGGGCGGCGCCTATCTCGCCTATCATGCGTTCCGGCAGATCTGCGCAGATGACGCGCGCCCGCCGCTCGGCATCACCCAACTCTACGTCTCGGACGAAGAGATCGGCAGCCCAACCTCGCGGGCGCTGATCGAGGCCGAGGGCCGCAAGGCCAAATACGTGCTGGTGACCGAGCCCGCGCGCGACGGCGGCAAGATCGTCACCGGACGCAAGGGCGTCGCGCGCTTCGACGTGCATATCAAGGGCGCACCGGCGCATGCAGGCACGCGCCCCGAGGACGGCCGCAGCGCGATCCGGGAGCTCGGCCATGTGATCCTGGCGCTGGAGGCGATGAACGATCTCAAGCGCGGCATCACCGTCAATGTCGGCGTCGTCCGCGGCGGCACCAAGCCGAACGTGATCGCCGAGGAGGCCTATGCGGAAGTCGACCTGCGCGTGCCGACCATCGCCGATGCCGACGAGCTGGTGCCGAAGATCCTCGGGATCACCGCGCGCACCGAGGGCGTCGGCGTGAAGGTGACAGGCGAATTGAACCGTCCGCCCTACGAGAAGAGCAACGCCGGCGCCGCGCTTTACGAACACGCCAGGGAGCTTGCCGCCGAACTCGGCTTCGAGCTGCTCGACGTCTTCACCGGCGGCGGCTCCGACGGCAATTTCACCGCGCCGCATACCGCAACGCTCGACGGTCTCGGCGTCGACGGCAAGGGCGCGCATACCCATTACGAGCAGCTCTATGTCTCGTCGATCGAGCCGCGCGCGCGGCTGCTCCACCGCCTCTATCAAACGCTGCGATGA
- the rimP gene encoding ribosome maturation factor RimP — protein MTEPTATSVDTELLAEPRLVVEPGVAARVAAVAVPVLQGMGYRLVRIKVSGDAGCTVQIMAERPDGSIQLEDCEAISRALSPVLDVADPIERAYRLEISSPGIDRPLVRRSDFERYTGHLVKIEMAVAHQGRKRFRGLLAGVEGNAVRIKRDDPRTGEDAEVLLVMEDISDARLVLTDELIEESMRRGKAAERELRRELGLAPPQPAHARKSDPAKSQKPKPKPGNEPGRKPAPTNTKKHRLAAERARRGEIDPSEGD, from the coding sequence ATGACCGAACCGACCGCCACGTCCGTGGACACCGAACTGCTCGCCGAGCCGCGGCTCGTCGTCGAGCCCGGGGTCGCGGCGCGTGTCGCTGCGGTCGCGGTCCCGGTGCTGCAGGGCATGGGCTATCGCCTGGTGCGCATCAAGGTCTCGGGCGACGCCGGCTGCACCGTGCAGATCATGGCGGAACGGCCCGACGGCTCGATACAGCTTGAGGATTGCGAGGCGATCTCGCGGGCGCTGTCGCCGGTGCTCGATGTCGCCGACCCGATCGAGCGCGCCTACCGGCTGGAGATCTCATCGCCCGGCATCGACCGCCCGCTGGTGCGGCGTTCCGACTTCGAGCGCTACACCGGTCATCTCGTGAAGATCGAGATGGCGGTGGCGCATCAGGGCCGCAAGCGGTTCCGCGGCCTGCTCGCCGGCGTCGAGGGCAATGCGGTGCGCATCAAGCGCGACGATCCGCGCACCGGCGAGGACGCCGAGGTCCTGCTGGTGATGGAAGACATCTCTGACGCGCGGCTGGTGCTGACCGACGAGCTGATCGAGGAATCGATGCGCCGCGGCAAGGCCGCCGAGCGCGAGCTGCGCCGCGAGCTTGGCCTGGCGCCGCCGCAGCCGGCCCACGCCAGGAAGAGCGATCCCGCGAAGAGTCAGAAGCCGAAACCCAAGCCTGGTAACGAGCCCGGCCGGAAGCCGGCTCCGACCAACACCAAAAAGCACCGCCTGGCCGCCGAACGCGCGCGCCGTGGCGAGATCGATCCATCCGAAGGAGACTAA
- a CDS encoding hemolysin family protein: MPDSEPTHDNPRNVGNLPAVVHEGEVQRPPAEGWLVRAIRTLFGWKAGSVRDDLQVVLDASTPDDVGFSAIERTMLRNILSLNERRIADVMVHRADIVAVKRDIPLGELMSLFESAAHSRLVVYNETLDDPEGMVHIRDLLAFMTARARVTDATKTRRKKPFPAGLDLRSVDLALPLADANIIRKLLYIPPSMRAIDLLAQMQASRIHLALVVDEYGGTDGLVSIEDIVEQIVGEIDDEHDSDEPPSIVRQADNSFIADARASLDDVRSVIGEDFVIGEAGEEVETLGGYLVSFVGRLPVRGEVISGPGNYEVEVLDADPRRVKRVRISARKERPTPRKERERRREQTPDSGTPQANDNLPPPGEGAGPQ; the protein is encoded by the coding sequence ATGCCGGATTCCGAACCAACCCACGACAATCCGCGCAACGTGGGCAACCTGCCCGCCGTGGTGCACGAAGGCGAGGTGCAGCGCCCCCCCGCCGAAGGCTGGCTGGTGCGCGCGATCCGCACGCTGTTCGGCTGGAAGGCCGGCTCGGTGCGCGACGACCTGCAGGTGGTGCTCGACGCCTCGACGCCCGACGACGTCGGCTTCTCGGCGATCGAGCGCACCATGCTGCGCAACATCCTGTCGCTGAACGAGCGGCGGATCGCCGACGTCATGGTGCATCGCGCCGACATCGTCGCGGTCAAGCGCGACATTCCGCTCGGCGAATTGATGAGCCTGTTCGAGAGCGCGGCGCATTCGCGGCTCGTCGTCTACAACGAAACCCTCGACGACCCCGAGGGCATGGTGCATATCCGCGATTTGCTCGCCTTCATGACCGCGAGAGCGCGCGTCACCGACGCGACCAAGACGCGACGCAAGAAGCCGTTCCCGGCGGGCCTCGACCTGCGCAGCGTCGATCTCGCGCTGCCGCTGGCGGACGCCAACATCATCCGCAAGCTGCTCTACATCCCGCCGTCGATGCGAGCGATCGACCTCTTGGCGCAGATGCAGGCCTCGCGCATCCATCTCGCGCTGGTGGTCGACGAATATGGCGGCACCGACGGGCTAGTGTCGATCGAGGATATCGTCGAGCAGATCGTCGGCGAGATCGACGACGAGCACGATTCGGACGAACCCCCGTCGATCGTTCGCCAGGCCGACAACTCCTTCATCGCCGATGCGCGCGCCAGCCTCGACGATGTCCGCTCGGTGATCGGCGAGGATTTCGTGATCGGCGAGGCCGGCGAGGAGGTCGAGACGCTCGGCGGCTATCTGGTGTCGTTTGTCGGCCGGCTGCCGGTGCGCGGCGAGGTGATCTCGGGGCCCGGCAATTACGAGGTCGAGGTGCTCGACGCCGATCCGCGGCGGGTCAAACGGGTGCGAATCAGCGCGCGCAAGGAACGGCCGACGCCGCGCAAGGAGCGCGAGCGGCGCCGCGAGCAGACCCCGGACTCCGGAACGCCACAGGCGAATGACAATTTGCCGCCGCCCGGCGAGGGAGCCGGACCGCAGTGA